One genomic segment of Terriglobia bacterium includes these proteins:
- a CDS encoding multidrug efflux RND transporter permease subunit — translation MANGGPSRLFILRPVATSLLMIAVLLVGAVAYRQLPVSALPQVDYPTIQVITFYPGAAPEVMASSVTAPMERQFGQVAGLSQMTSTSSFGSSVITLQFTLEQNIDVAEQEVQAAINAATTFLPRDLPNPPIYSKVNPADAPILTLALTSDSLPLTKVEDLADTTLAQKISQLTGVGLVSISGGQRPAVRIQANPSALASYGLSLEDLRTTLGQANVDQAKGILENQRQAFTINSNDQLLSANEYKEVVLAYRNGAPVRLKDVANIIDGAENTKQAAWMGTTTPGQGPQVLPAVIVNIQRQPGANIIQVVDRVKKSLQQLQAALPKSVQMHMLTDRTETIRASVKDVQFEMMLTVVLVVIVIFLFLRNLSATVIPSVAVPLSIVGTFGVMYLLGYSLDNLSLMALTISTGFVVDDAIVMIENIDRFLEEGHSPLEAALKGSGQIGFTIISLTVSLIAVLIPLLFMGDIVGRLFREFAVTLAVTIVISAFVSLTLTPMMAARLLKNPKEAKHGRMFQASERAYERVIAFYGRTLQWVLRHQTATLLATAGALALTLYLYVIVPKGFFPVQDTGVILGISEAAQATSFNAMAEQQQKLAKVILQDPDVASLSSFIGIDGTNTTQNSGRIQINLKPHDQRSATASDIIRRLQPEVDKVRDTAGIALYMQPVQDLTVEDRISRTQYQYSLEDADANELNDYANKIMGRLRNQPELLDVASDQQNQGLRADLVIDRDTAARFGILPQTIDDTLYDAFGQRQVSTIFTQLNQYHVILEVGPQFRDDPADLGNIYVKSVTGTQVPLAAFSHFETFKTALAINHQGQFPVVTISFNLAPGESLGRATKVITGVENDLGMPASIHPSFQGTAAAFQNSLASEPWLILAALITVYIVLGVLYESYIHPVTILSTLPSAGVGAILALMITRSDLTVVALIGVILLIGIVKKNAIMMIDFALEAERKENKPAAEAIYQASLLRFRPIMMTTMAALLGAVPLAFGRGTGSELRHPLGITIIGGLLLSQLFTLYTTPVIYIWFDKLAQKFSRFSIGNAIPTEASGD, via the coding sequence ATGGCCAACGGCGGTCCATCTCGCTTATTCATTCTTCGTCCGGTAGCCACCTCGCTGCTGATGATCGCCGTGCTGCTGGTGGGCGCGGTGGCTTACCGCCAGTTGCCGGTATCGGCGCTGCCCCAGGTGGATTACCCCACCATCCAGGTGATCACGTTTTATCCCGGCGCCGCGCCGGAAGTGATGGCTTCGTCGGTCACCGCGCCCATGGAGCGCCAGTTCGGCCAGGTGGCCGGGCTGAGCCAGATGACGTCCACCAGTTCGTTTGGCAGTTCGGTCATCACGCTGCAATTCACGCTGGAACAGAACATTGACGTCGCTGAGCAGGAAGTGCAGGCGGCCATCAACGCGGCCACAACCTTCCTTCCGCGCGACCTGCCCAACCCGCCGATCTACAGCAAGGTCAATCCCGCGGACGCGCCGATTCTTACCCTGGCCCTGACCTCTGACAGCCTGCCGCTGACCAAAGTGGAAGACCTGGCGGACACCACGCTGGCGCAAAAAATCTCCCAGCTCACCGGCGTGGGACTGGTCTCCATCAGCGGCGGCCAGCGTCCGGCGGTGCGCATACAGGCCAACCCTTCGGCCCTGGCTTCTTACGGCCTCAGTTTGGAAGACCTGCGCACCACGCTGGGGCAAGCCAACGTGGACCAGGCCAAAGGTATTCTGGAAAACCAGCGGCAGGCGTTCACCATCAACAGCAATGACCAGTTGCTGTCCGCGAATGAATACAAGGAAGTGGTCCTCGCTTACCGCAACGGCGCACCAGTGCGCTTGAAGGACGTGGCCAACATCATTGACGGCGCGGAGAACACCAAACAAGCGGCCTGGATGGGGACCACCACGCCCGGCCAGGGCCCGCAGGTGTTGCCGGCGGTCATCGTCAACATTCAGCGCCAGCCCGGGGCCAACATTATCCAGGTGGTGGACCGCGTCAAGAAATCTTTGCAGCAGTTGCAGGCCGCCTTGCCCAAGTCGGTCCAGATGCACATGCTCACCGACCGTACGGAAACTATTCGCGCCTCAGTGAAGGACGTGCAATTTGAAATGATGCTCACCGTGGTCCTGGTGGTGATCGTCATTTTCCTGTTCCTGCGCAACCTTTCTGCCACGGTCATCCCCAGCGTGGCCGTGCCGCTTTCGATTGTTGGCACTTTCGGCGTGATGTACCTACTGGGCTACAGCCTGGACAATCTTTCGCTCATGGCGCTTACCATCTCCACCGGCTTTGTGGTGGATGACGCCATTGTGATGATCGAAAACATTGACCGCTTTCTGGAAGAAGGCCACTCGCCGCTGGAAGCCGCGTTGAAAGGGTCCGGGCAGATCGGCTTCACGATTATTTCTTTGACCGTGTCCCTCATCGCTGTGCTGATTCCGCTGCTGTTCATGGGCGACATTGTGGGGCGGCTCTTCCGCGAATTCGCCGTCACGCTGGCCGTGACCATCGTCATTTCGGCCTTCGTTTCGCTCACGCTCACGCCCATGATGGCCGCGCGGCTGCTCAAGAACCCGAAAGAAGCCAAGCACGGGCGCATGTTCCAGGCTTCGGAACGCGCGTATGAACGGGTGATCGCGTTTTACGGTCGCACCCTGCAGTGGGTCCTCAGGCACCAGACCGCCACGCTGCTGGCAACCGCCGGTGCACTGGCGCTGACGCTTTATCTCTACGTGATTGTCCCCAAAGGTTTCTTTCCGGTGCAGGACACCGGCGTGATCCTGGGGATTTCAGAGGCTGCCCAGGCCACGTCATTCAATGCCATGGCGGAGCAGCAGCAGAAGCTGGCCAAGGTGATCCTGCAGGACCCGGACGTGGCCAGCCTGTCATCGTTCATCGGGATTGACGGCACCAATACCACGCAGAACAGCGGGCGCATCCAGATCAACCTGAAGCCGCACGACCAGCGCAGCGCCACCGCGTCGGACATCATCCGCCGCCTGCAGCCGGAAGTGGACAAGGTGCGCGACACGGCCGGCATTGCGCTTTATATGCAGCCGGTGCAGGACCTGACGGTGGAAGACCGCATCAGCCGCACGCAGTATCAATATTCGCTGGAAGACGCTGACGCCAACGAGCTGAACGACTACGCCAACAAGATCATGGGGCGGCTGCGCAACCAGCCCGAACTGCTGGACGTGGCCAGCGACCAGCAGAACCAAGGCCTGCGCGCTGACCTGGTGATTGATCGCGATACCGCAGCGCGCTTCGGCATTCTGCCCCAGACGATTGACGATACTTTGTATGACGCTTTTGGCCAGCGCCAGGTTTCAACCATCTTCACCCAGCTCAACCAGTACCACGTGATTCTGGAAGTGGGCCCGCAGTTCCGCGACGACCCCGCGGACCTGGGCAACATCTATGTGAAGTCGGTCACCGGGACCCAGGTGCCATTGGCTGCATTCAGCCATTTTGAAACGTTCAAGACCGCGCTGGCCATCAACCACCAGGGACAGTTTCCAGTGGTGACCATCTCCTTCAACCTGGCGCCGGGCGAATCGCTGGGCAGGGCCACCAAAGTGATCACCGGCGTCGAAAACGATCTGGGCATGCCGGCCAGCATCCATCCCAGCTTCCAGGGGACGGCCGCGGCCTTCCAGAACTCGCTGGCTTCGGAACCCTGGCTGATTCTGGCCGCGCTGATTACCGTGTACATCGTGCTGGGCGTTTTGTACGAAAGCTACATTCACCCGGTGACCATTCTTTCCACCCTGCCTTCCGCCGGCGTGGGCGCGATCCTGGCGCTGATGATCACCCGCAGCGATCTCACGGTAGTCGCGCTGATAGGCGTGATCCTGTTGATCGGCATCGTGAAGAAAAACGCCATCATGATGATTGACTTTGCCTTGGAAGCCGAACGCAAAGAAAACAAGCCTGCGGCGGAAGCCATCTACCAGGCCAGCCTGCTGCGCTTCCGCCCCATCATGATGACCACCATGGCCGCTCTGCTGGGCGCGGTGCCGCTGGCCTTTGGCCGCGGCACGGGCTCCGAGTTGCGGCATCCCCTGGGCATAACGATTATCGGCGGCTTGCTGCTCAGCCAGTTGTTCACCCTGTACACCACGCCGGTGATTTACATATGGTTTGACAAGCTGGCGCAAAAGTTCTCGCGCTTCTCCATCGGCAACGCCATTCCCACGGAGGCGAGTGGAGACTGA
- a CDS encoding GIY-YIG nuclease family protein, whose protein sequence is MTIKAKQTSRRSQRCYFVYLLASLSGTLYVGLTDNLWKRMTQHKAGMFDGFTRKYKVNRLMYFETFSDATIAGHREQQIKKWRREKKVALFAKSNAQWRDLTPELSQVIGVPPLRQAQGRDCRTL, encoded by the coding sequence ATGACGATCAAAGCCAAACAGACATCACGGAGGTCGCAACGCTGTTACTTTGTCTACTTGCTCGCGAGTCTAAGTGGCACATTGTACGTTGGCCTTACCGACAATCTCTGGAAACGAATGACACAGCACAAAGCCGGCATGTTTGATGGTTTCACCAGGAAGTACAAAGTCAATCGCTTAATGTACTTTGAAACCTTCAGCGACGCCACAATAGCTGGTCACCGCGAACAGCAGATCAAAAAATGGCGAAGGGAAAAGAAGGTCGCATTATTTGCAAAGAGTAATGCACAGTGGAGAGATCTAACACCTGAGCTTTCTCAGGTCATAGGGGTCCCTCCCCTTCGGCAAGCTCAGGGTCGGGATTGCAGAACATTATGA
- a CDS encoding efflux RND transporter permease subunit, producing the protein MNIAAPFIRRPVATSLLALGVLIAGILAYTRLPVAPIPQVEYPVISVNAGLPGASPETMASSVATPLERQFGRIAGVNQMTSSSQLGSTSITMQFDLSRNIDAAARDVQAAINASLGQLPANLPVRPNWRKVNPADAPIMILALTSDSVTKPRMYDIADSVLAQKLSQVPGIGQVFVGGGAKPAVRAEVNPMLLSKMGVGVEQVSRALSAANANRPKGEVANETNAWQVSANDQLFKAEEYRKIIVARSANGIVRLEDVADVQDSVEDIRNTGLANGKPAVLMIVFRQPGANIIEAVDRVKALVPQLQASIPAGIKLEVVLDRTGTIRASVHDIQITLIISIVLVVLVVFLFLRNLRATFIPSVAVPLSLIGTFGVMYLLDYSVDNLSLMALAISTGFVVDDAIVVIEDITRYLEQGMDPVAAAFRGAREIGFTVISMSTSLVAVFIPILFMQGIIGRLFREFAVVLSTAIGMSLLVSLTVTPMLCAKFLRPVNEAKHGRLYRWSESGFDFILKMYRYSLGWVLRHQVVTLLVTILTAVLSVALYYFAPKGFFPQQDTGRMGGAIQAEQDIAFPALRDKMQQFVSVVQKDPAVNTVMGFAGGQGTSNTGRMFATLKPPAERDKIGRRPVTVDQVINRLRGKLSVVPGATLFLTATQDLNIGGRFSNAQFQYTLQSEELGELNTWAPLVLAKLRSLPELRDVNTDQQDKGLSAEVIVDRDTASRLGISPAQVDAALYQSFGQAQVSVMYKQLNQYHVVMEVDPKLLPGPDALRNTYVKSSNGTEVPLAAFTQYRPSNTALGVSHQGIYPAATISFNLALGVPLGNAASVVEKAMRDIHVPSAVHGSFQGTAAAFKDTAQSQPLLILAAIVTVYIVLGMLYESTVHPITILSTLPSAGVGAILAIMITGNDLNVIAMIGIILLIGIVKKNAIMMIDFALQTERSGDNKSPEDAIFEACMLRFRPIMMTTMAALLGGLPLAIGTGVGSELRRPLGIAIVGGLIVSQALTLFTTPVIYLYLDRMRLRISRWRGAGKTRRTEPLPGTSLD; encoded by the coding sequence ATGAACATCGCCGCTCCATTCATCCGCCGTCCGGTCGCTACTTCATTGCTGGCGCTGGGCGTGCTGATTGCGGGAATCCTGGCGTACACGCGATTGCCCGTCGCGCCCATTCCCCAGGTGGAATATCCGGTCATCAGCGTGAACGCCGGTCTGCCCGGCGCCAGCCCGGAGACCATGGCTTCGTCGGTGGCCACGCCGCTGGAGCGCCAGTTCGGACGCATTGCCGGCGTGAACCAGATGACCTCCAGCAGCCAACTGGGGTCCACCAGCATTACGATGCAGTTTGATCTCAGCCGCAACATTGACGCCGCCGCGCGCGACGTGCAAGCGGCCATCAACGCTTCTCTGGGCCAGTTGCCCGCCAACCTGCCGGTGCGTCCTAATTGGCGCAAAGTCAATCCCGCGGACGCGCCCATCATGATCCTGGCGCTGACCTCAGACTCCGTCACCAAGCCGCGCATGTATGACATTGCCGATTCCGTGCTGGCGCAAAAGCTCTCGCAGGTGCCGGGCATCGGACAGGTGTTTGTCGGCGGCGGCGCCAAACCCGCCGTTCGCGCGGAAGTGAATCCCATGCTGCTGAGCAAGATGGGCGTGGGCGTGGAGCAGGTCAGCCGGGCTCTATCTGCGGCCAACGCCAATCGCCCCAAGGGCGAAGTGGCCAACGAGACGAACGCCTGGCAGGTTTCCGCCAACGACCAACTGTTCAAAGCCGAGGAGTACAGAAAGATCATCGTGGCCCGCAGCGCCAACGGCATCGTCCGCCTGGAAGACGTGGCTGACGTCCAGGATTCGGTGGAAGACATCCGCAACACCGGCCTGGCCAATGGAAAGCCCGCGGTGCTGATGATTGTTTTCCGCCAGCCCGGCGCCAACATTATTGAAGCGGTGGACCGCGTCAAGGCCCTGGTGCCGCAGCTCCAGGCGTCTATTCCCGCCGGAATTAAATTGGAAGTGGTCCTGGACCGCACCGGCACCATTCGCGCTTCCGTGCACGATATTCAGATCACCTTGATCATCTCCATTGTTCTGGTGGTGCTGGTGGTCTTTCTCTTTCTGCGCAATTTGCGCGCCACGTTTATCCCCAGCGTGGCGGTGCCGCTTTCGCTCATCGGCACGTTCGGCGTGATGTACCTGCTGGATTACAGCGTGGACAACCTTTCCCTGATGGCCCTGGCCATCTCCACCGGCTTTGTGGTGGACGACGCCATTGTGGTCATCGAAGACATCACCCGCTACCTGGAACAAGGCATGGACCCGGTGGCAGCGGCGTTCCGCGGCGCCCGCGAAATCGGCTTTACCGTGATTTCCATGAGCACTTCGCTGGTGGCCGTCTTTATCCCGATTCTCTTCATGCAGGGCATCATCGGGAGGCTGTTCCGCGAGTTCGCCGTGGTGCTGAGCACGGCCATCGGCATGTCCTTGCTGGTGTCTCTCACGGTTACGCCCATGCTGTGCGCAAAATTTCTGCGCCCCGTCAACGAAGCGAAGCACGGCCGGCTGTACCGCTGGAGCGAGAGCGGCTTCGACTTTATTCTGAAGATGTATCGCTACAGCCTGGGCTGGGTGTTGCGCCACCAAGTTGTCACGTTGCTGGTGACCATTCTCACGGCTGTCCTCAGCGTAGCGCTCTACTATTTTGCGCCCAAGGGCTTCTTCCCGCAGCAGGACACCGGACGCATGGGCGGCGCCATCCAGGCCGAACAGGACATTGCTTTCCCCGCGCTGCGCGACAAGATGCAGCAATTCGTGAGCGTTGTGCAGAAAGACCCCGCGGTCAACACCGTGATGGGCTTCGCCGGCGGACAGGGGACATCGAACACCGGACGCATGTTCGCCACGCTGAAGCCGCCCGCCGAACGCGACAAGATCGGCCGCCGTCCGGTGACCGTGGACCAGGTCATCAACCGCTTGCGCGGCAAATTGTCCGTGGTCCCCGGCGCAACCCTGTTCCTGACGGCAACGCAGGACCTCAACATTGGCGGGCGCTTTTCCAACGCCCAGTTCCAATACACCTTGCAGTCGGAAGAACTGGGCGAGCTGAATACCTGGGCGCCGCTGGTGCTGGCCAAGCTGCGCAGCTTGCCGGAGTTGCGTGACGTGAATACCGATCAGCAGGACAAAGGCCTTTCCGCCGAAGTGATCGTGGACCGCGACACGGCGTCGCGCCTGGGGATCAGCCCCGCGCAAGTGGACGCCGCTTTGTACCAGTCTTTTGGGCAGGCGCAGGTTTCCGTGATGTACAAGCAGCTCAACCAGTACCACGTGGTGATGGAGGTTGACCCCAAGCTTCTTCCCGGACCGGACGCGCTTAGAAACACCTACGTGAAGTCTTCCAACGGGACGGAAGTGCCCCTGGCCGCCTTCACCCAGTACCGGCCTTCCAACACCGCGCTGGGCGTGAGCCACCAGGGAATTTATCCGGCGGCGACCATCTCCTTCAACCTGGCCCTGGGCGTGCCGCTGGGGAACGCCGCATCGGTGGTGGAGAAAGCCATGCGCGACATCCATGTTCCTTCCGCGGTGCACGGCAGTTTCCAGGGGACGGCGGCGGCCTTCAAAGACACGGCGCAGAGCCAGCCGCTGCTGATTCTGGCGGCCATCGTCACCGTGTACATTGTGTTGGGCATGCTGTATGAGAGCACCGTGCATCCCATCACCATTCTCTCCACGCTGCCTTCAGCCGGAGTCGGGGCGATTCTGGCCATCATGATCACTGGGAACGATCTCAACGTGATAGCCATGATCGGAATTATTCTGCTGATCGGCATTGTGAAGAAGAATGCCATCATGATGATCGATTTTGCCTTGCAGACCGAGCGCAGCGGCGACAACAAGTCCCCGGAAGACGCCATCTTTGAAGCGTGCATGCTGCGCTTCAGGCCCATCATGATGACCACCATGGCCGCGCTGCTGGGCGGGTTGCCGCTGGCCATCGGCACCGGCGTGGGCTCTGAGCTGCGGCGGCCCCTGGGGATTGCGATTGTTGGCGGACTGATCGTGAGCCAGGCACTGACTCTGTTCACGACTCCCGTGATCTATCTCTACCTGGACCGCATGCGCTTGCGCATCTCGCGCTGGCGCGGGGCCGGTAAGACGCGGCGAACGGAGCCGTTGCCGGGAACTAGCCTGGATTAG
- the pgsA gene encoding CDP-diacylglycerol--glycerol-3-phosphate 3-phosphatidyltransferase, with protein sequence MNLPNYITLSRIAAIPLIIWILTSSRFNSRDNTLRVVLASGIFILASITDGIDGYLARRRGQITTMGMLLDPLADKLMIAAAYITLVRLIPDVVSVWVAVIIVGREFLISGLRSIAASEGFTIEASELGKLKMVVQIVSVVAAILAMRWNEWVFFGRIVLPVRLVAIMAIWFMVAVSVISAIDYFVGFWKKIDKRVERHRRRPFILSRRKKKALQAAEAENPVKAH encoded by the coding sequence GTGAACCTGCCGAATTACATTACGCTGTCACGGATCGCGGCGATTCCGCTGATCATCTGGATCCTTACCTCCTCCCGCTTCAATTCCAGGGACAATACTCTTCGCGTGGTGCTGGCTTCCGGCATTTTCATTCTGGCCTCTATCACCGACGGCATTGATGGCTATCTGGCGCGCCGCCGCGGACAGATCACCACCATGGGCATGCTGCTGGACCCGCTGGCCGATAAGCTCATGATCGCCGCCGCGTACATTACGCTGGTGCGCTTGATCCCCGACGTGGTGAGCGTCTGGGTGGCCGTGATCATTGTGGGCCGCGAATTTCTGATCTCCGGACTGCGCTCCATCGCCGCGTCGGAGGGCTTCACCATTGAAGCCAGCGAACTGGGCAAACTGAAGATGGTGGTGCAGATTGTCTCGGTGGTCGCGGCCATTCTGGCCATGCGATGGAACGAGTGGGTGTTCTTCGGACGAATCGTGTTGCCGGTGCGGCTGGTGGCCATCATGGCCATTTGGTTCATGGTGGCGGTGTCCGTGATCTCGGCGATTGATTACTTTGTGGGCTTTTGGAAGAAGATTGATAAACGAGTGGAGCGCCACCGCCGCCGTCCCTTTATTCTGAGCCGCCGCAAGAAGAAAGCCCTGCAAGCCGCGGAAGCGGAGAATCCGGTCAAAGCTCACTGA
- a CDS encoding dual specificity protein phosphatase family protein, which yields MDISWLTERIALGGGIWNEDNMDELVQLGVTHIINMQIEFDDRPLAEGFDVSVLHNPTDDDFQPKPPLLFQQGVDFALEALEEAESKIYIHCAAGVHRAPMMALALLRVMGWPLTDAKELIQKRRWVVDWANVYVESVETFMETYSASKSRP from the coding sequence ATGGATATCTCCTGGCTCACAGAACGCATCGCCCTGGGCGGCGGCATTTGGAATGAAGACAATATGGACGAGCTCGTCCAGCTGGGTGTGACTCACATCATCAACATGCAGATTGAGTTTGATGACCGTCCTCTGGCCGAAGGGTTTGACGTGAGCGTGCTGCACAACCCCACGGACGACGACTTCCAGCCCAAGCCACCGCTACTCTTCCAGCAGGGCGTGGATTTTGCGCTGGAAGCGCTGGAGGAAGCAGAGAGCAAGATTTACATCCATTGCGCCGCCGGCGTGCATCGCGCTCCCATGATGGCCCTGGCCCTTCTGCGTGTGATGGGATGGCCGCTCACTGACGCCAAGGAGCTTATCCAGAAACGGCGTTGGGTGGTGGACTGGGCCAACGTGTACGTGGAAAGCGTGGAAACTTTCATGGAGACTTATTCGGCGTCCAAGTCGCGCCCATAG
- a CDS encoding phosphatidylinositol kinase, translated as MPIAAVQHVRRMRGGAQAQLMRADDGHFYVVKFQNNPQHVRVLANEFLATRLAERIGLPVPATEIIAVDRWLIENTRELTMELAGSVEPCHTGLQFGARYVLDPANGQVFDYLPETMLEKLKNRAAFAGMLALDKWLGNANGRQAVFSKKTQERKYSATFIDQGYCFNAGAWDFPDSALRGVYARNCVYRDVAGWEQFEPWLSRIENFDPALIRDIAGEIPPPWTGDDWQALEGLVETIIARRSKVRELIAAFRDSSRQPFPSWAEEKKKVVQ; from the coding sequence ATGCCCATTGCCGCCGTCCAGCACGTCCGCCGCATGCGCGGAGGGGCCCAAGCGCAACTCATGCGCGCCGATGACGGCCATTTCTACGTGGTCAAATTCCAGAACAATCCCCAGCACGTCCGCGTGCTGGCCAACGAATTTCTGGCGACGCGCCTGGCCGAGCGCATCGGCCTTCCTGTGCCGGCGACTGAGATCATTGCCGTGGACCGCTGGCTGATTGAAAACACCCGCGAGCTGACCATGGAACTGGCCGGCAGCGTGGAGCCGTGCCATACCGGACTGCAGTTCGGCGCGCGCTACGTGCTCGATCCCGCGAATGGCCAGGTCTTTGATTACCTGCCGGAAACCATGCTGGAAAAACTCAAGAACCGCGCGGCCTTCGCCGGCATGCTGGCCCTGGACAAATGGCTGGGCAACGCCAACGGCCGCCAGGCGGTATTTTCCAAGAAAACGCAGGAACGCAAATACTCCGCCACGTTCATTGACCAGGGCTATTGTTTCAACGCCGGCGCGTGGGACTTTCCTGATTCCGCTCTACGCGGCGTGTACGCCCGCAACTGCGTGTATCGCGACGTCGCCGGCTGGGAGCAATTTGAGCCGTGGCTTTCGCGCATAGAGAACTTTGATCCGGCGCTGATTCGCGATATCGCAGGGGAAATCCCTCCGCCCTGGACGGGCGACGATTGGCAGGCGCTCGAAGGCTTGGTGGAAACGATCATTGCGCGGCGAAGCAAGGTGCGTGAGCTGATTGCCGCGTTTCGCGATTCGTCGCGGCAACCGTTTCCGTCGTGGGCGGAAGAGAAGAAGAAGGTGGTGCAATGA
- a CDS encoding DUF3037 domain-containing protein, whose translation MMEKHQCTFSLLRYVPDAVKNEFVNVGLVLLPAGGQPELRFTRDWSRVRCLDAQADVELLESLEADLRAKLHDLNGDRDFILRRMQDSFSNALQPTEFKACLADSPAAEADELARLYLERPRRAGLRETGTREAGSRQIIYRQMRDQFERAGVWPLMNRDIRASDYTRPGDPLKIDCGYAPNGSAGPVGGVGSSGAIKMFHALSLQTDVNAAKVLAFSFPRLADGIAAREGKRALLTAVVEDDLPHDDESVGFALETLEQQQITVAPLARIASLAETAAREMGLR comes from the coding sequence ATGATGGAAAAACATCAGTGTACGTTTTCACTGTTGCGTTATGTTCCTGACGCGGTGAAGAACGAGTTCGTGAACGTGGGCCTGGTGCTGTTGCCAGCCGGCGGACAGCCGGAGCTGCGCTTCACTCGCGACTGGTCGCGCGTGCGCTGCCTTGATGCGCAGGCTGACGTGGAACTGCTCGAGTCGCTCGAAGCCGACTTGCGGGCCAAGCTGCATGACCTCAACGGCGACCGTGACTTCATTCTCCGCCGCATGCAGGATTCGTTTTCCAACGCCCTGCAGCCCACGGAGTTCAAGGCCTGCCTGGCGGATTCTCCCGCGGCGGAAGCCGACGAACTGGCGCGGCTTTACCTGGAGCGTCCGCGCCGCGCTGGGTTGCGAGAAACAGGCACGCGCGAAGCCGGCAGCCGGCAGATCATTTATCGCCAGATGCGGGACCAGTTTGAGCGCGCTGGCGTTTGGCCGCTCATGAACCGCGATATCAGAGCCTCTGATTACACTCGTCCCGGCGACCCGCTGAAGATTGATTGCGGTTACGCGCCGAACGGTTCCGCCGGCCCTGTAGGCGGCGTCGGTTCTAGCGGCGCCATCAAGATGTTCCACGCTCTGTCCTTGCAAACTGACGTGAACGCGGCCAAGGTGCTGGCCTTTAGCTTCCCCCGCCTGGCCGACGGCATTGCCGCGCGCGAAGGCAAGCGCGCGCTGCTGACCGCCGTGGTTGAAGATGACTTGCCCCACGACGATGAAAGCGTGGGCTTTGCCCTGGAAACACTGGAACAACAGCAGATCACCGTCGCGCCCTTGGCCCGAATCGCGTCGCTGGCGGAAACGGCAGCGCGGGAGATGGGGTTGCGATAA